TACAGCTTTGGGGTTGACATACTTGAGATTGTTGAAATTATAAAGCCTACAAAGATTGTAAAACTTCCAAGTGCACCACAATATGTAGAAGGTATTATTGATGTAAGAGGCACATCTGTTCCTGTTTACAACCTTGCAAAGCGGCTTGAGATTGAGTCAAAGGCTGAGACGCAGAAGATTATTATTGTTGAGCTCTCTAAATTCCAGCTTGGGTTTTTGGTGGACGATGTTTCTGAGATACTCAAAATTGAAGATGACAAGATTGAGAAAGCAAACGAGAGCATAAAAGGTATCAAACGCAAGTTTATTGACTCAATTGCGAGAGTTGGCGATGACATGATTATCATACTTGACCTGAAGAATGTACTTACAATGGATGAAGAAGAAGAGATTGGAAAATATATT
This Caldicellulosiruptor changbaiensis DNA region includes the following protein-coding sequences:
- a CDS encoding chemotaxis protein CheW encodes the protein MKQYVIFNVGDYSFGVDILEIVEIIKPTKIVKLPSAPQYVEGIIDVRGTSVPVYNLAKRLEIESKAETQKIIIVELSKFQLGFLVDDVSEILKIEDDKIEKANESIKGIKRKFIDSIARVGDDMIIILDLKNVLTMDEEEEIGKYINN